The following are from one region of the Epinephelus fuscoguttatus linkage group LG11, E.fuscoguttatus.final_Chr_v1 genome:
- the si:dkey-119f1.1 gene encoding structural maintenance of chromosomes protein 6-like: MSKRKSSSVNDNPKKRLRPPVEEDEEDENALDSGQEDALLNKQLQSGGEVVSDAGIVESITLKNFMCHSLLGPFTFGSNVNFVVGNNGSGKSAVLTALIVALGGNAQATNRGSSLRGFVKEGESSADVSITLRNKGRDAYKYEVYGSAITVDLRITREGLRTYKLRSKSGQVISTKKEELISILDNFNIQVNNPVSVLTQEMSKYFLHSKGEGDKYRFFMKATQLEQMREDFVYIKTTKNVTEDKVEQHSECLKDLKRKYLEKEDCYKSLASLDEMHTKLEELQKQMAWALVIEMEKELEPMKEKLQSDRRSTEKYDEKVDEWKNKVEEAEGKYKQIQDQLEGITQQVQELQPKCAELKAEAQRQNTRLKSSELTVHRCKANLRDLEKDKVQLSSRINDLKLSISQTSGAESQARTNRMEQIQAELENVRHQISTLGQQIDQYGHACNRAKEEQGKIRREREVLHRSIDANRRNLQTMESSRSNRLRRFGEHMPTLLNAIQEAHRKGQFKHKPRGPLGFCISLKDPELALSVEVCLKGQLLAFTCDNHDDEKVLQGLMAKVLPSGRRPTIITSEFLHRVHDTRARAVNHPNYPSVLQALEIEDPVVANCLIDQRGIESILLIKNRTEARRVMQGKNPPHHCTQAFSREGDQIFNDRNYTAEQTRANYLSGDVEEEIRHLQREIENQKAQESRFQQHLKKLDEDIKQNEALLRRTHMEQKTAKDKATRLQLELTELQNTEEPQSEDLTPLEEDLQEIITKISSKHAEYDEARAQMAELKASYEKAEQEYKQHKEQINMVAEEADSKKEELSKIDQEVMKCKHHKKHYDEKRSGHLRNIETLEANMESKKQELQVSVAKATEISPERLEVRRTARSLDSEINRLKVKIATQQEQQGDREEVVRQYHEALESYKNMAHQMKNLNSFIKCLDSVMAQRLQAYADLRRFLSARCKYYFDSMLAQRGYTGSMTFDHKNETLSISVQPGQGNKADLSDMRSLSGGERSFSTVCFVLSLWAITEAPFRCLDEFDVYMDMVNRRISMDMMLKVAAGQRYRQFIFLTPQSMGSLPVSKIIRILRLKDPDRGNNAQREEGEEQ; encoded by the exons ATGTCGAAAAGGAAAAGCAGTTCTGTCAATGACAATCCCAAGAAACGGCTCAGACCTCCAGTggaggaagacgaggaggaTGAAAATGCGCTTGACAGTGGCCAGGAAGATGCCCTACTGAATAAACAG CTGCAGAGTGGTGGTGAGGTGGTGAGTGACGCAGGGATTGTGGAGAGCATCACACTGAAGAACTTCATGTGCCACTCTCTCCTCGGCCCcttcacttttggctccaatgTCAACTTTGTGGTCGGCAACAATGGAA GTGGAAAAAGCGCCGTTCTGACAGCTCTCATAGTTGCCCTCGGCGGGAATGCACAGGCAACAAACAGAGGATCGTCTCTCAGGGGTTTTgtgaaggaaggagagag CTCAGCAGATGTATCCATCACCCTGCGTAACAAAGGAAGAGACGCTTACAAATACGAGGTGTACGGTTCGGCCATCACTGTGGACCTGAGAATAACACGAGAGGGGTTGAGAACCTATAAACTGAGGAGCAAATCAG GTCAAGTTATCTCGACCAAAAAGGAAGAGCTGATATCCATCCTAGACAATTTTAACATACAG GTCAACAATCCTGTGTCAGTTCTCACTCAAGAGATGAGCAAATACTTCCTGCACTCCAAAGGAGAGGGGGACAAATACAGG TTTTTTATGAAAGCTACCCAACTGGAGCAGATGAGAGAGGACTTTGTCTACATCAAAACTACCAAGAATGTCACAGAGGATAAAGTTGAGCAACACAGTGAG TGTTTGAAAGACTTAAAGCGGAAGTACCTGGAGAAAGAGGACTGTTATAAAAGCCTGGCGTCACTTGATGAAATGCACACCAAGCTGGAGGAGTTGCAGAAGCAAATGGCTTGGGCTTTG GTGATTGAGATGGAGAAGGAGTTGGAGCCGATGAAGGAGAAGCTGCAGTCAGACAGACGTTCTACAGAGAAATATGATGAGAAGGTGGATGAATGGAAG AATAAGGTCGAGGAGGCCGAGGGGAAATACAAGCAGATCCAGGACCAGCTGGAGGGGATCACACAGCAAGTCCAAGAGCTCCAGCCCAAATGTGCTGAGCTGAAGGCAGAGGCCCAGAGACAAAATACCCGTCTCAAGTCCAGCGAG CTCACTGTCCACAGATGCAAGGCTAACCTGAGGGACCTGGAAAAGGACAAGGTTCAGCTGTCCTCACGGATAAACGATCTCAAGCTGAG CATCAGTCAGACATCAGGAGCGGAGAGCCAGGCCAGGACCAACCGTATGGAGCAGATACAGGCTGAGCTGGAAAACGTGAGACACCAGATCTCCACTCTGGGCCAGCAGATCGACCAGTATGGGCACGCCTGCAACCGTGCCAAGGAAGAACAAGGAAAGATcag GAGAGAACGGGAAGTGCTCCACAGGTCCATCGATGCCAACAGAAGGAACCTGCAGACTATGGAGAGCAGTCGGTCCAATCGGCTGCGGCGTTTCGGAGAGCACATGCCCACACTCCTTAACGCCATCCAGGAAGCTCACAGAAAAGGGCAGTTTAAGCACAAACCTCGAGGACCTCTGG GTTTCTGTATTAGCCTGAAGGACCCAGAGTTGGCCCTGTCTGTGGAGGTGTGTCTTAAAGGCCAGCTGCTGGCCTTCACTTGTGATAACCACGACGATGAGAAGGTGCTACAGGGCCTCATGGCCAAAGTGTTACCGTCTGGCCGTAGACCGACCATCATCACCAGCGAATTTCTCCATCGTGTCCATGACACAAGAGCGAG gGCCGTGAATCACCCTAACTACCCCTCCGTGCTTCAAGCTCTAGAAATTGAGGACCCAGTTGTGGCCAACTGCCTGATTGATCAGCGCGGTATAGAGAGCATCTTACTCATCAAG AATCGAACAGAGGCTCGGCGAGTGATGCAGGGGAAAAACCCTCCTCATCACTGCACCCAGGCGTTTTCCAGGGAGGGAGATCAGATCTTCAATGACCGTAATTACACGGCTGAGCAGACCAGAGCCAACTACCTCTCAGGAGATGTGGAGGAGGagatcag GCACTTGCAGAGGGAGATAGAGAACCAGAAAGCTCAGGAATCTCGCTTCCAGCAACATTTGAAAAAGTTGGATGAAGACATCAAACAGAATGAGGCGCTCCTGAGAAGAACCCACATGGAGCAGAAGACCGCCAAA GACAAGGCCACGAGGCTACAGCTGGAGCTGACAGAACTACAGAATACAGAGGAGCCTCAGTCAGAGGACCTCACTCCCCTG GAGGAAGATCTTCAGGAGATTATTACGAAAATCTCTTCCAAGCATGCTGAGTACGATGAGGCACGAGCTCAGATGGCTGAGCTGAAGGCCTCGTACGAGAAGGCAGAGCAGGAGTACAAGCAGCACAAAGAGCAGATCAACATGGTCGCTGAGGAGGCCGACTCAAAGAAG GAGGAGCTGAGTAAGATTGATCAGGAGGTGATGAAGTGCAAGCATCACAAGAAACACTATGACGAGAAGCGCAGTGGCCACCTCCGCAACATAGAAACCcttgaagccaacatggaaagCAAGAAGCAGGAACTTCAG GTCTCTGTGGCCAAGGCAACGGAAATCTCTCCAGAGCGTCTGGAAGTACGGCGGACAGCCAGGAGTCTCGACAGTGAGATCAACCGTCTCAAGGTGAAGATCGCAACCCAGCAGGAACAACAGGGGGACCGTGAGGAGGTTGTGAG GCAGTATCATGAGGCTCTGGAGAGCTACAAGAACATGGCACACCAAATGAAGAACCTTAACAGCTTCATTAAATGTCTCGATAGTGTTATGGCCCAAAGACTCCAGGCTTACGCTGATCTCAGGAG GTTCCTCTCAGCTCGCTGTAAATACTACTTTGATAGCATGCTGGCTCAGAGAGGCTACACTGGAAgtatgacctttgaccacaagaATGAAACCCTCTCCATCTCA GTGCAGCCAGGCCAGGGGAACAAGGCTGACTTGAGTGACATGCGCTCCCTGTCCGGAGGCGAGCGCTCCTTCTCCACTGTTTGCTTTGTTCTCTCTCTTTGGGCCATCACAGAGGCGCCTTTCCGCTGTCTTGACGAGTTCGATGTTTACATG GACATGGTGAACAGGAGGATATCGATGGACATGATGCTGAAGGTGGCTGCTGGTCAGCGCTACAGACAGTTCATCTTCCTCACACCACAGAGCATGGG CTCTCTTCCAGTGAGTAAAATCATCCGCATCCTCCGTCTCAAAGATCCAGACCGCGGCAACAACGCACAAAGAGAAGAAGGCGAGGAGCAGTAG
- the ak9 gene encoding adenylate kinase 9 yields MPQTNAQGDRFVDNLIEDEAERESLLAKPTCFIIVGRPGVGKSTLAQNIAESWKCILIDDTDVLNTHIRNKTKEGIELLNILSEGRSVPEDMVLQLILDRLNSPDVEHYGYVLSCLPFMSEERLKIHEQLEMIKNLKLTPDFIINIKCADKDLIHRLSGLKQHPETGQLYNRDQWKREEVFNKKRENKDEEVEDEEEQVGGEELQKDIIDQMVWTPENSARNAFSRITMYKDTMLRPLEDYITHHNPLYLLELDGYNSPEELHSSVMSRLGSMALKQPSIPIPLHQTDDEELPEDINTDDLMRIMSSSRTVTPGFRWRRSCWGRNCPVALKEGKLIPGKPEFCVGFQDKLYILSSQEAYQKFVTNPRRYLLPPMPRPPCRVSIIGPPQAGKSTLSRLLAQHYNALVLDMEVLVQPVLAKVEQQRLDEIKEETTQVAIEKIKMKMEQDGKQNSDETDNAEVTEDHPEVQAIVLSALEKAKHMSTSPLSLYAKVLEKHIKETEEADTGANVRTGWVLDNFPKNFSQMDALQQAGILPDILFCLTDSDSNQVLKRLYEMNKESVDETVRKRLQDEQPEKEKQALNKKEKESEAEAKPAEQTNLETVAEESEENPEQCDTTSPAHPDTFEKEAVVLPDHWDLGYPDGPEMNDYKVQLQQFQSEWGQMQSTLTVAHSVLEIGDKSPEELLREMVLQMEKPFEYVSAELSAMDLEKEVEDFEALAELERAEEGSGDNDAVEEEDDQGDTAFKRLLGDTQHFCPVALKNHNILRPCTDEIAARYREKTFYFSSLEARESFHQNPAQFVAQTELLKPPALRILLLGTRGSGKTTHGEWLAQQLGIFHIQFREQLQMLIMAKTKKRVPCADEVESSEESPEDLEAQIAEARQENKDETEDTSANMNDVEKVVLTDEEKAIKAFLSDGDQLTPQILDMLITPYWKQEPYKSTGFILEGFPHNPNDVQYMLQRHLFPDIVVIMAVDVTDVQKRLLPTYLESWRERRHRRETQLNLLHDLRKKNREENIAKRRIELTKEAKTKFRYREDEEDEEDEAVGNIEDEIEATLEEEFPLEEDDEDRENEETEEAASDRLEMEISERYVTDENSLTTVMELLSEQNIPKVSISASRKLRIVQHQLLQKIQPLLTNRESLFQQCQPISYRLAHMLLLSSYKLHSAFGCWDPVQQYKERDLIQPLQWPLNTSYPLIFHQYIYFFASKENRNIFMLNPLKYLRQPKPTQSLPVKMAVVGPPKSGKTTVAQMFAQKYGLACLSIGGVMRMVLNDRENTDLAVQMRKHLSQGLTVPDELAIQCLEVVLMSSVCSTRGYVLDGFPKTLKQAELMESQSIIPMIVVELELDTVEVQKRGLVDKMKPDKPHLMHDSSEILHVRNSCYKQEMEYVRQHFQQQCQNWIPIDGLKSKWWIWNRIIKEVSISMKYIHSYLERTRSRQAACLYRLCITPKELQCGLGQFGQYCPVCLALHHHLVDCSETAALTHVAEYAGLYYKMCGEDHLERFLTTPDQFVPPGCPHTLPEPHLLPRPLTEIQVKDRFPQQVEMKGFCPVTYLDGKQRYEALVRGKMEYAVEYREHIYIFETKQKQDKFLRTPETYWDQRLPSKVPPLCEPVPLTSLPTLGYLEQGVAVSVIKAMTAVGCLKPKYPFLSIQKSSLLYVAFYLKAFNHKSTDYTRQKYKKKLALFEENCALIPYLSSTMRGTYRPPSERPIDFEFKLNRFLALGDLPGANSVL; encoded by the exons ATGCCCCAAACTAACG cTCAAGGAGACCGTTTCGTGGACAACCTGATAGAAGATGAAGCCGAGAGAGAGAGTCTTCTTGCCAAACCCACCTGCTTCATCATAGTTGGAAGACCG GGTGTTGGCAAATCCACCTTGGCCCAAAACATTGCAGAGTCCTGGAAGTGCATCTTAATTGATG ATACAGATGTGCTCAACACAcacattagaaataaaacaaaggaagGCATAGAG CTCTTGAACATCTTATCTGAGGGGAGAAGTGTACCAGAAGACATGGTGCTCCAGCTGATTCTTGACAGACTCAACTCACCAGATGTGGAGCACTATG GGTATGTGCTCAGCTGTCTACCGTTCATGTCAGAAGAGCGTCTGAAGATTCATGAGCAGCTTGAAATGATCAAAAACCTCAAACTAACACCTGATTTCATCATCAACATCAAG TGTGCAGACAAGGACCTGATCCACAGGCTTTCAGGTCTAAAGCAGCACCCAGAGACAGGGCAGCTGTACAACAGGGATCAGTGGAAGCGTGAGGAGGTGTTCAACAAGAAGAGGGAGAACAAGGATGAGGAAGTcgaggatgaggaggagcag GTCGGAGGAGAAGAACTCCAGAAGGATATTATTGACCAGATGGTGTGGACACCAGAGAATTCGGCCAGAAATGCTTTTTCTAGAATCACAATGTACAAGGACACCATGCTCAGACCACTGGAG GACTATATCACACACCACAACCCCCTCTACCTGTTGGAGCTGGATGGGTACAACTCACCTGAAGAGCTGCACTCG TCTGTAATGTCCCGTCTTGGATCCATGGCATTAAAGCAGCCCTCCATTCCAATCCCACTCCACCAGACTGATGATGAAGAATTGCCCGAGGACATTAACACG GACGACCTGATGAGAATCATGTCCTCCTCCAGGACAGTGACCCCTGGCTTTAGATGGAGAAGGAGTTGCTGGGGTCGAAATTGTCCTGTTGCTCTGAAGGAGGGCAAGCTCATTCCTGGCAAGCCCGAATTTTGTGTGGG CTTCCAGGACAAACTGTACATCCTCTCATCTCAGGAGGCCTACCAGAAGTTTGTCACAAACCCCCGACGGTACTTACTTCCTCCGATGCCCAGGCCCCCTTGCAGAGTTTCCATCATTGGACCTCCACAGGCAGGGAAGAGCACTCTGTCTAGGCTTCTAGCTCAGCACTATAATGCATTGGTGCTTGATATGGAGGTTTTGGTGCAGCCGGTGCTGGCCAAGGTTGAGCAGCAGAGGCTTGACGAAATCAAAGAGGAGACGACACAGGTCGCTATAGAGAAAATTAAGATGAAGATGGAGCAGGATGGCAAACAGAATTCAG ATGAAACAGATAATGCAGAAG TGACAGAAGATCACCCAGAGGTACAAGCCATAGTGCTCTCTGCACTGGAAAAAGCCAAACATATGAGCACATCTCCCCTCAGCCTGTATGCTAAGGTACTGGAGAAGCATATTAAAGAG ACTGAAGAGGCTGACACTGGTGCAAATGTCAGGACCGGCTGGGTGCTTGACAACTTTCCCAAGAACTTTTCCCAAATGGATGCCTTACAACAAGCTGGAATCCTGCCAGACATCCTCTTCTGTCTTACAGACAGTGATAGCAATCAGG ttttaaagagactgtatgagATGAACAAGGAGAGTGTGGACGAAACAGTAAGGAAGAGATTGCAGGATGAACAACCTGAGAAGGAGAAGCAGGCCTT GAACAAAAAGGAGAAAGAATCAGAGGCAGAGGCCAAGCCTGCAGAGCAAACAAATCTAGAGACAGTTGCTGAGGAGTCCGAAG AAAATCCTGAACAATGTGACACCACCAGCCCTGCACATCCTGACACATTCGAAAAGGAAG CTGTGGTACTGCCTGATCATTGGGACTTGGGTTATCCAGACGGCCCAGAGATGAATGATTATAAAGTACAACTGCAACAGTTTCAGTCCGAATGGGGCCAAATGCAGTCCACTCTAACTGTCGCCCACTCAGTACTGGAGATTGGCGACAAAAGCCCCGAGGAGCTGCTCCGAGAGATGGTCCTTCAGATGGAGA AACCCTTTGAGTATGTGTCCGCCGAACTGTCAGCAATGGACCTGGAAAAGGAGGTGGAGGATTTTGAGGCCTTAGCTGAGCTGGAGAGAGCCGAGGAAGGCAGCGGTGACAATGatgcagtggaggaggaggatgac CAGGGGGACACAGCATTCAAGAGATTATTAGGCGATACCCAGCATTTCTGCCCTGTGGCCCTAAAAAACCACAACATCCTACGGCCCTGTACAGATGAAATTGCAGCCAGGTACCGTGAGAAGACCTTTTACTTCTCCAGCTTAGAAGCCAGGGAGTCCTTCCATCAAAACCCTGCACAATTTGTTGCACAGACGGAGCTTCTCAAG CCTCCTGCCCTGCGGATCTTGTTGCTCGGCACCCGAGGGTCAGGTAAGACAACTCACGGTGAGTGGCTTGCCCAGCAGCTTGGCATCTTCCATATTCAGTTCAGGGAGCAACTCCAGATGCTCATCATGGCCAAGACAAAGAAGCGGGTACCTTGTGCTGATGAGGTAGAGTCTTCAGAGGAGTCTCCTGAGGACTTGGAGGCTCAGATAGCAGAAGCCAGACAGGAGAACAAGGACGAGACGGAGGATACCTCTGCCAACATGAATGACGTGGAG aaagtggtcctgactgatgAAGAGAAGGCTATCAAAGCCTTCCTGTCTGATGGAGATCAACTGACCCCACAGATCCTGGATATGCTTATCACTCCATACTGGAAACAAGAACCATACAA GTCTACAGGTTTTATTTTGGAGGGCTTCCCTCACAACCCCAATGACGTGCAGTACATGTTGCAGCGGCACCTTTTCCCTGACATTGTAGTAATCATGGCGGTGGATGTCACAGATGTTCAGAAGCGTCTGTTGCCGACATACCTGGAGAGCTGGCGCGAGCGTCGCCACCGCCGTGAAACACAGCTGAACCTCCTTCACGATCTACGAAAGAAGAATCGG GAGGAGAACATTGCCAAGAGAAGGATCGAACTCACAAAGGAAGCCAAAACAAAG TTCAGATATCGTGAGGATGAAGAAGACGAAGAGGATGAAGCTGTAGGCAACATAGAGGACGAGATAGAGGCCACGCTGGAGGAAGAGTTTCCTCTAGAAGAGGATGATGAAGACAGGGAGAATGAGGAGACTGAGGAGGCAGCGTCTGACAGGCTGGAGATGGAGATATCAGAACGTTACGTGACGGATGAAAACAGTCTCACTACTGTCATg GAGCTCCTGAGTGAACAAAACATACCCAAAGTATCCATCAGTGCATCTCGCAAGCTCCGCATTGTGCAACATCAGCTGCTCCAGAAAATCCAGCCCCTGCTGACCAACAGGGAGTCACTCTTCCAACAATGCCAACCCATCTCATACAGGCTGGCACatatgctgctgctctcctcgTATAAGCTCCACAGCGCCTTTGGGTGCTGGGATCCCGTACAG CAATACAAAGAGAGAGATTTGATCCAGCCTCTCCAGTGGCCTCTAAATACCTCATATCCCCTGATTTTCCATCAGTACATCTACTTCTTTGCATCTAAGGAAAACCGCAACATATTTATGCTGAACCCCTTGAAATACCTCAGGCAGCCAAAGCCCACCCAGTCCCTTCCTGTCAAAATGGCTGTCGTTGGACCGCCCAAATCTGGAAAAACCACTG TGGCACAGATGTTTGCTCAGAAATATGGTTTGGCCTGTCTGTCCATTGGTGGTGTTATGCGTATGGTGCTTAACGATCGTGAGAACACTGATCTGGCTGTCCAGATGAGAAAACATCTTTCCCAGGGACTCACTGTGCCTGATGAACTGGCAATACAGTGTCTGGAGGTGGTGCTTATGAGCTCGGTTTGCAGCACACGAGG GTACGTGTTAGATGGCTTTCCAAAGACACTTAAGCAGGCAGAGCTGATGGAGTCTCAGAGCATTATCCCCATGATAGTAGTTGAGCTGGAGCTGGACACGGTGGAGGTGCAGAAGAGAGGCCTTGTGGACAAGATGAAACCCGACAA GCCTCACCTGATGCACGACAGCTCCGAGATCCTCCACGTTCGTAACTCCTGTTACAAGCAGGAGATGGAGTATGTGAGGCAACACTTCCAACAACAGTGTCAGAACTGGATCCCGATCGATGGTTTAAAGAGCAAATGGTGGATCTGGAACAGAATTATAAAGGAGGTCAGCATCAGCATGAAATATATCCACAGCTACCTGGAGAGGACGCGCAGTA GACAAGCAGCTTGCCTCTACAGACTGTGCATCACACCCAAGGAGCTGCAGTGTGGGCTTGGACAGTTCGGTCAGTACTGCCCCGTCTGCCTGGCTCTACATCACCACCTGGTGGACTGCTCAGAAACTGCAGCCTTAACTCATGTGGCAGAGTATGCGGGGCTCTATTACAAGATGTGTGGCGAAGACCATCTGGAG CGGTTCCTGACTACTCCTGATCAGTTTGTGCCTCCTGGCTGCCCACACACTCTCCCAGAACCCCACCTGCTGCCGAGACCGCTAACTGAGATTCAGGTGAAGGACAGGTTCCCGCAGCAAGTTGAGATGAAGGGCTTCTGCCCGGTCACTTATCTGGATGGAAAGCAAAG GTACGAAGCCCTGGTTCGAGGAAAAATGGAATATGCTGTTGAATACAGAGAACACATCTACATTTTTGAGACGAAGCAGAAACAGGACAAGTTCTTGAG GACTCCTGAAACCTACTGGGACCAGAGGCTTCCCAGCAAAGTCCCTCCTCTTTGTGAACCTGTGCCTCTCACCTCCCTTCCAACGTTGGGCTACCTGGAACAG GGTGTGGCAGTATCAGTCATAAAGGCCATGACAGCTGTTGGGTGTCTCAAACCAAAGTATCCCTTCCTCAGTATACAAAAATCCTCACTCCTCTATGTGGCCTTCTATCTGAAAG CTTTCAACCACAAGAGCACAGACTACACCCGCCAGAAGTACAAAAAGAAGCTGGCCTTGTTTGAAGAGAACTGTGCGCTGATTCCTTACCTGAGCTCAACAATGAGAGGGACCTACAGGCCTCCCAGTGAACGTCCCATTGACTTTGAGTTCAAACTCAACAGGTTCCTGGCCTTGGGAGACTTGCCAGGTGCCAACAGTGTGCTGTAG